The following proteins are co-located in the Hemicordylus capensis ecotype Gifberg chromosome 11, rHemCap1.1.pri, whole genome shotgun sequence genome:
- the SLITRK2 gene encoding SLIT and NTRK-like protein 2, translating into MLKGVWLLSVFTVAGVPPTESRKPAKDICSKSRCPCEEKENVLNINCENKGFTTVSLLLPPPSKIYQLFLNGNAFTRLYPNEFVNYSNAVTLHLGNNDMQEIRTGAFVGLRTLKRLHLNNNKLEILREDTFLGLESLEYLQADYNYISAIEAGAFSKLNKLKVLILNDNLLLSLPSNVFRFVLLTHLDLRGNRLKMMPFAGVLEHIGGIMEIQLEENPWNCTCDLLPLKAWLDTITVFVGEIVCETPFRLHGKDVTQLTRQDLCPRKGTSESNQREKHPSHSDTHIQRFPPTANSAVGATRAPKASRPPKTRNRPTPRVTVSKDRQIFGPIMVYQTKSPVPLTCPTGCVCTSQSADNGLNVNCQEKKISNISDLHPRPTSPKKLYLTSNYLQTVYKTDLLEYSSLDLLHLGNNRIAVIQEGAFSNLTSLRRLYLNGNYLEILYPSMFQGLQSLQYLYLEYNVIKDILPHTFDALGNLHLLFLNNNLLRALPDNVFGGTTLTRLSLRNNHFSYLPVRGVLDQLSALIQIDLQENPWDCTCDIMGLRNWIDRVTEPSHQQVGHPVVINEVVCDSPAKHAGEHLKSLSKEAICPENPNLLDSSALLPNLNTDVPPAFSIFPSSYPEARTEVPLSVLILGLLVVFILSVCFGAGLFVFVLKRRKGLPSVPSSANNLDISSFQLQYGCYNSEAHDKTEGHVYNYIPPPVGQMCQNPIYMQKDGDPVAYYRNLHEYSYSNLEPKKDESASLAFTITAAEMLEKQTFPREPELLYQNIVERVQDLPSGSLVHYNFCTLPKRQFTPSYESRRQSQDRINKTVLYGTPRKYFTEQSKPELPLLQGKLQTEPDYLEVLEKQTAISQL; encoded by the coding sequence ATGCTGAAGGGTGTCTGGTTGCTCAGTGTGTTCACAGTGGCTGGGGTCCCGCCGACGGAGAGCCGCAAGCCTGCCAAAGACATTTGTAGCAAGAGCCGCTGCCCTTGCGAGGAGAAGGAGAACGTGCTGAATATCAATTGCGAAAACAAGGGATTTACAACCGTCAGCCTCCTCTTGCCGCCCCCCTCCAAGATCTACCAGCTCTTCCTCAATGGGAACGCCTTCACCCGCCTCTACCCCAACGAGTTTGTCAACTATTCCAACGCCGTGACCCTCCACCTGGGCAACAATGACATGCAAGAGATCCGGACGGGGGCCTTTGTAGGCCTGCGGACCCTTAAACGGCTGCACCTGAACAACAACAAGCTGGAAATCCTGAGGGAAGACACTTTCCTCGGCTTGGAGAGCCTGGAGTACCTCCAAGCTGACTACAACTATATCAGTGCCATTGAGGCCGGGGCCTTCAGCAAACTCAACAAACTGAAAGTGTTGATCCTGAATGACAATCTCCTCCTGTCGCTGCCTAGCAACGTGTTCCGTTTCGTGCTGCTTACTCACCTGGACCTCAGGGGGAACAGGCTGAAGATGATGCCCTTTGCTGGCGTCCTGGAGCACATTGGAGGCATTATGGAGATCCAGCTGGAGGAGAATCCCTGGAACTGCACCTGTGACCTTCTGCCTCTCAAGGCTTGGCTGGACACCATCACTGTCTTTGTTGGGGAGATCGTGTGCGAGACCCCATTCAGGTTGCACGGCAAAGATGTCACCCAACTCACCAGGCAGGACCTCTGCCCGCGAAAAGGCACAAGCGAGTCCAATCAGAGGGAGAAACACCCTTCCCACTCCGATACGCACATCCAGAGATTCCCCCCGACAGCCAACTCCGCCGTAGGAGCCACCAGGGCCCCCAAAGCCAGTCGCCCGCCCAAAACAAGAAACCGGCCCACCCCACGGGTCACAGTGTCGAAAGACAGGCAGATCTTTGGGCCCATCATGGTTTACCAGACCAAGTCCCCCGTGCCACTCACTTGCCCAACCGGCTGCGTCTGCACCTCCCAGAGTGCTGACAATGGGTTGAATGTCAACTGCCAAGAGAAAAAAATCAGCAACATCTCTGATCTCCACCCCAGGCCTACCAGTCCAAAGAAACTTTATCTTACCAGTAATTACTTGCAGACTGTCTACAAAACAGATCTCTTGGAATACAGCTCATTAGATTTGTTACATCTGGGGAACAACCGGATTGCCGTGATCCAAGAAGGTGCCTTCTCTAACCTCACCAGTTTACGCCGACTTTATCTCAATGGCAATTACCTTGAGATCCTGTATCCTTCCATGTTTCAAGGGCTCCAGAGCTTGCAGTATCTCTATTTAGAGTATAATGTGATTAAGGATATCCTCCCACACACCTTTGATGCTCTGGGTAACCTCCACCTGTTATTTCTGAACAACAATCTGCTAAGGGCTCTGCCCGACAACGTCTTTGGGGGCACGACCCTGACGAGGCTGAGTCTGCGAAACAACCACTTCTCTTATTTGCCTGTGCGAGGGGTCCTTGACCAGCTGTCGGCTCTGATTCAGATTGACCTTCAAGAAAACCCTTGGGATTGTACCTGCGACATCATGGGGCTGAGGAACTGGATTGACCGTGTCACCGAGCCGAGCCACCAGCAGGTGGGGCACCCTGTTGTGATCAACGAAGTGGTCTGCGATTCTCCAGCCAAGCACGCTGGAGAACATCTCAAgtccctgagcaaagaggccatCTGCCCTGAGAACCCCAATCTGTTAGACTCTTCTGCCTTGTTGCCAAATCTGAACACAGACGTGCCACCAGCCTTCAGCATCTTCCCCAGCTCTTACCCGGAAGCGCGCACTGAAGTCCCTCTCTCCGTCTTAATTTTGGGCCTGCTGGTTGTGTTTATTTTGTCCGTCTGCTTTGGAGCGGGCCTGTTTGTCTTTGTCCTCAAGCGCCGCAAGGGTCTGCCCAGTGTGCCCAGTAGCGCCAACAACCTGGACATAAGTTCCTTCCAGTTGCAGTACGGGTGTTACAACAGCGAGGCCCACGACAAAACTGAGGGGCATGTGTACAATTACATCCCTCCTCCTGTGGGCCAAATGTGCCAGAACCCTATCTACATGCAGAAGGATGGAGACCCAGTCGCTTACTATAGAAACCTCCATGAGTATAGCTATAGTAACCTTGAACCTAAGAAGGATGAATCTGCGAGCTTAGCTTTTACAATCACTGCAGCAGAAATGCTGGAGAAACAGACTTTTCCGAGGGAACCAGAGCTGTTGTATCAAAACATTGTGGAGCGGGTCCAAGACCTGCCCAGTGGAAGCCTGGTTCACTATAACTTTTGCACCCTCCCCAAAAGGCAGTTCACCCCTTCATACGAGTCGAGACGACAAAGCCAGGACAGGATAAATAAAACAGTTTTGTATGGGACTCCCAGGAAATATTTTACAGAACAGTCTAAACCGGAACTTCCTTTACTGCAAGGGAAACTACAGACCGAACCAGATTACCTCGAAGTTCTGGAGAAACAAACTGCTATTAGTCAGCTgtga